From Aythya fuligula isolate bAytFul2 chromosome 20, bAytFul2.pri, whole genome shotgun sequence, a single genomic window includes:
- the LOC116497401 gene encoding 3 beta-hydroxysteroid dehydrogenase type 7-like, whose translation MSSETDRAQVYLVTGGCGFIGEKIVELLSQQDYIKEVRVFDSGAREEEKIIPATTHVTVMKGDIRDYNLLLAAMRGVHVVIHTAAIVDYRNTVPFWEMKAVNVGGTENVLRACCVLNIPYVVYTSSIAAVGPNTLCEPMCRGNEDTKYSGEVELPYGKTKAMAEKLVFEANGKKLSNGGKLTTCIIRANTVYGEKATFLRDLYLFAKARNNVLNYLEPENTERNSTYVGNVAWMHVLAARHLQLRPDLLAGQVYYCYDDTPRKGFLVRHQILSSTDPSIRLGSHIPYWKMWLIIHLRRIIKVLLYPFWKPQPFLNLPLLNTIVTTFSYETDKAFRHFGYKPLFTWQESKQRTAQWLKAAAGNLSCPHLHEKEN comes from the exons atgtcttcagaaaCGGATAGAGCCCAGGTCTACCTGGTGACAGGAGGATGTGGTTTTATTGGTGAAAAGATTGTAGAGCTCCTGTCTCAACAAGACTACATCAAAGAGGTCAGAGTTTTTGATTCAGGagcaagagaagaagaaaaaatcatccCAG CTACCACTCATGTGACAGTGATGAAAGGAGACATTCGAGACTACAATCTGCTCCTTGCTGCCATGCGGGGTGTTCACGTGGTTATTCACACAGCTGCTATTGTGGACTACAGAAACACTGTGCCCTTCTGGGAAATGAAAGCTGTCAACGTTGGGG GTACTGAAAACGTGTTAAGGGCCTGCTGTGTCCTGAACATCCCATACGTTGTCTACACAAGCTCCATCGCTGCGGTGGGACCTAACACCTTGTGTGAGCCCATGTGCAG AGGAAACGAGGACACCAAATACAGTGGGGAAGTGGAGCTTCCTTATGGGAAGACGAAGGCCATGGCAGAAAAACTTGTATTTGAAGCCAATGgaaaaaag CTGAGCAATGGTGGCAAACTCACAACCTGCATCATCCGTGCGAACACAGTATATGGGGAGAAGGCAACATTTCTGAGAGACCTGTATTTGTTTGCCAAAGCCAGGAATAATGTGTTAAACTACCTGGAGCCTGAAAACACCGAGCGCAATTCCACGTATGTGG GGAATGTTGCATGGATGCACGTTCTTGCAGCAAGGCACCTGCAGCTGAGACCAGACTTACTCGCTGGTCAAGTGTATTATTGCTATGATGACACTCCAAGAAAAGGTTTTCTGGTCAGGCACCAGATCCTGTCTTCTACGGACCCTTCAATAAGGCTAGGTTCGCACATCCCTTACTGGAAGATGTGGTTGATAATACACCTGCGCAGGATAATCAAGGTCCTCTTGTACCCCTTCTGGAAGCCGCAGCCATTCCTAAACTTGCCTTTACTGAACACAATAGTCACCACCTTCTCCTACGAGACGGACAAAGCCTTCAGGCACTTTGGGTACAAACCCCTCTTCACCTGGCAGGAGAGCAAGCAGAGAACGGCGCAGTGgctgaaagcagctgcagggaacCTATCCTGCCCCCATCTTCATGAGAAGGAGAATTAA